In Streptomyces sp. NBC_00569, a single genomic region encodes these proteins:
- a CDS encoding PAC2 family protein, which produces MLDPQGLYAWEPKGLAVVDMALAQESAGLVMLYHFDGYIDAGETGDQIVDRVLDSLPHQVVARFDHDRLVDYRARRPLLTFRRNRWTDYDVPALEVRLVQDATGAPFLLLSGPEPDVEWERFAAAVKEIVERLGVRLAVNFHGIPMGVPHTRPVGLTPHGNRTDLVPGHRSPFDEAQVPGSAESLVEYRLMEAGHDVLGVAAHVPHYIARSPYPDAALTVLEAITAATGLVLPSVAHGLRTEAHRTQTEIDRQIQEGDEELVSLVQGLEHQYDAAAGAESRGNMLAEPTDIPSADEIGLEFEKFLAEREGDA; this is translated from the coding sequence TGGCGCTCGCCCAGGAGTCGGCCGGACTGGTCATGCTCTACCACTTCGACGGATACATCGACGCGGGCGAGACCGGCGACCAGATCGTGGACCGGGTCCTCGACTCGCTGCCGCACCAGGTCGTGGCGCGGTTCGACCACGACCGGCTCGTCGACTACCGGGCCCGCCGCCCGCTGCTCACCTTCCGGCGCAACCGCTGGACGGACTACGACGTGCCCGCCCTCGAGGTGAGGCTCGTCCAGGACGCCACGGGTGCGCCCTTCCTGCTGCTCTCCGGCCCCGAGCCCGACGTCGAGTGGGAGCGTTTCGCGGCCGCCGTGAAGGAGATCGTCGAACGGCTCGGCGTGCGCCTCGCGGTCAACTTCCACGGAATCCCGATGGGTGTCCCGCACACACGGCCCGTCGGCCTCACGCCGCACGGCAACCGGACGGACCTCGTCCCCGGCCACCGCAGCCCCTTCGACGAGGCGCAGGTCCCCGGCAGCGCGGAGTCCCTCGTGGAGTACCGCCTCATGGAGGCCGGACACGACGTACTCGGTGTCGCCGCGCACGTTCCGCACTACATCGCGCGCTCGCCGTACCCCGACGCCGCGTTGACCGTCCTCGAAGCCATCACGGCGGCGACCGGCCTGGTGCTGCCCTCGGTGGCGCACGGGCTGCGCACGGAGGCGCACCGCACACAGACGGAGATCGACCGGCAGATCCAGGAGGGCGACGAGGAACTCGTCTCGCTCGTCCAGGGACTTGAGCACCAGTACGACGCGGCGGCGGGAGCCGAGAGCCGCGGGAACATGTTGGCCGAACCGACCGACATTCCGTCCGCCGACGAGATCGGCCTCGAGTTCGAGAAGTTCCTGGCCGAACGCGAGGGCGACGCGTAG
- a CDS encoding RNA-binding S4 domain-containing protein, whose product MASDTASDTASDSGPGAAPDSGSGTGSDSASSAAAAARAAGPGAGESVRIDSWIWSVRLAKTRSAGATACRGGHVRVNGERVKAAYNVRVGDEVRVRQAGGHERVVIVKRLIRKRVGAPVAVECYVDNSPPPPPRAAVAPVAVRDRGAGRPTKRDRRDMDRLRATFGAGPVPPAQEHADGREKG is encoded by the coding sequence ATGGCTTCGGATACTGCTTCGGATACCGCCTCGGACTCCGGTCCGGGTGCCGCACCGGATTCCGGTTCGGGTACTGGTTCGGACTCGGCCTCCAGCGCGGCGGCTGCCGCGCGGGCGGCCGGCCCCGGCGCCGGTGAGAGCGTGCGGATCGACAGCTGGATCTGGTCCGTGCGGCTGGCCAAGACGCGCTCGGCGGGCGCGACTGCGTGCCGGGGCGGGCACGTGAGGGTCAACGGTGAGCGGGTGAAGGCCGCCTACAACGTGCGCGTGGGCGACGAGGTGCGGGTCCGGCAGGCCGGCGGGCACGAACGGGTCGTGATCGTGAAGCGCCTGATCCGCAAGCGCGTGGGCGCCCCTGTGGCCGTCGAGTGCTACGTGGACAACAGCCCGCCGCCCCCGCCGCGCGCCGCCGTCGCCCCCGTGGCCGTCCGCGACCGCGGCGCGGGCCGCCCGACGAAGCGGGACCGCCGGGACATGGACCGGCTGCGCGCGACATTCGGCGCGGGCCCCGTACCCCCGGCGCAGGAGCACGCGGACGGACGCGAAAAAGGCTGA
- a CDS encoding DUF6343 family protein, translating to MRTGSEPVTARSALRARLWLSIWGLAWAIFGTVAFILTDRPWWALACGVLWLIVTVDLFVITRHIRQGPHYQPGRDVPPYNPPDHRP from the coding sequence ATGCGTACGGGCAGTGAACCCGTGACTGCGCGCAGTGCCCTGCGCGCCCGGCTGTGGCTCAGCATCTGGGGCCTGGCCTGGGCGATCTTCGGTACGGTCGCGTTCATCCTCACGGACCGCCCGTGGTGGGCGCTCGCGTGCGGGGTGCTGTGGCTGATCGTGACCGTCGACCTGTTCGTGATCACCCGCCACATCCGGCAGGGCCCGCACTACCAGCCGGGCCGCGACGTACCTCCCTACAATCCCCCGGACCACAGGCCCTAG
- a CDS encoding acyltransferase domain-containing protein: protein MEALDGQGRAEAPIPDAEDLPEILLDLGVAHEDINELVALRPRVADDPRVRDLLERAVDAVTRDMGTVGGSPRFPSPPDGGDLLERCFSVYVYVAALPATRAYHRGLGVPDDVSRRTLADLGRHMAVHRRRYGSCGIHAVAWLGLHFHGELYQLGRLQYQRARLGGRTAGAAAAAGLPVTADDLCMNLHIPDFRGPLSPRACDRSLALAREFFARRYPEERYETAVCHSWLLDAQLKAHLPKDSNLVRFQERFRTSWEDTEPDDEGPVGFVFGDPRLPIGELPRRTSVERAVGDHLRRGGHWYGGHGWFPLPWSGTAAQGKLVEGA, encoded by the coding sequence GTGGAGGCGCTCGACGGACAGGGGCGGGCGGAGGCCCCGATCCCCGACGCGGAGGACCTGCCCGAGATCCTCCTCGACCTCGGGGTCGCCCACGAGGACATCAACGAACTCGTCGCGCTGCGCCCCCGCGTGGCCGACGATCCCCGAGTGCGCGATCTCCTGGAGCGGGCCGTGGACGCCGTCACCCGGGACATGGGCACGGTCGGCGGAAGCCCTCGCTTCCCGTCTCCGCCCGACGGCGGCGACCTCCTCGAACGCTGCTTCTCCGTGTACGTCTACGTGGCGGCGCTGCCCGCCACGCGCGCGTACCACCGCGGTCTCGGGGTTCCGGACGACGTCTCGCGGCGCACCCTCGCCGACCTGGGGCGTCACATGGCCGTCCACCGCAGGCGGTACGGCAGTTGCGGCATTCACGCGGTCGCCTGGCTCGGCCTGCACTTCCATGGGGAGCTCTACCAACTCGGCCGGCTCCAGTACCAGCGGGCCCGGCTCGGCGGGCGCACGGCCGGCGCGGCCGCCGCCGCGGGCCTGCCGGTGACGGCGGACGACCTGTGCATGAACCTCCACATCCCCGACTTCCGGGGCCCGCTGTCCCCGCGCGCGTGCGACCGGTCCCTCGCTCTGGCCAGGGAGTTCTTCGCGCGGCGCTACCCCGAGGAGCGCTACGAAACCGCCGTCTGCCACTCCTGGCTCCTCGACGCCCAGCTGAAGGCCCATCTGCCGAAGGACTCCAACCTGGTGCGCTTCCAGGAGCGCTTTCGTACGTCCTGGGAGGACACGGAACCGGACGACGAGGGCCCGGTCGGCTTCGTCTTCGGCGACCCCCGTCTCCCCATCGGTGAACTGCCGCGCCGCACGAGCGTCGAGCGGGCCGTCGGCGACCACCTGCGGCGCGGCGGGCACTGGTACGGAGGGCACGGCTGGTTCCCACTGCCTTGGTCGGGAACTGCCGCCCAGGGGAAGCTCGTTGAAGGGGCATGA
- a CDS encoding tetratricopeptide repeat protein, with protein MPHSNPETHVIDFRAAEQLLAARDPRGAVKLLDPVIAAHPENTAARLLRARAFFAAAQLRAAELEFTIVLEREPDNAFAHFALARTYQRAARPDQARRHFRLAAALDPQPDYVAAAAFDDAP; from the coding sequence GTGCCCCACTCCAACCCGGAGACGCACGTCATCGACTTCCGCGCCGCTGAGCAACTGCTCGCGGCGCGTGACCCGCGAGGTGCGGTGAAACTGCTCGACCCGGTCATCGCGGCCCACCCCGAGAACACGGCGGCGCGGCTGCTGCGTGCCCGCGCGTTCTTCGCCGCGGCGCAACTGCGGGCGGCCGAGCTGGAGTTCACCATCGTCCTGGAGCGCGAGCCGGACAACGCGTTCGCGCACTTCGCGCTCGCCCGCACCTATCAGCGCGCGGCACGGCCGGACCAGGCCAGGCGCCATTTCCGGCTCGCCGCGGCGCTCGATCCGCAGCCCGACTACGTCGCCGCGGCCGCTTTCGACGACGCTCCGTAG
- a CDS encoding DoxX family protein: MSETTAPVTTAASAASVAPAAGRARAARVALRTLTVLLALFYGVASALPKLIAHPSAVEAFDTMGWGSAAMYIIGVLELTGGIALLVPVLSGVAPLALSALMAGAFVVQMSYFDGENAATPLVLIVPLALLAWTRRRSNADLVRLVKRRA, from the coding sequence ATGTCCGAGACCACCGCCCCCGTCACGACCGCCGCTTCCGCCGCCTCCGTCGCCCCGGCCGCCGGCAGGGCCCGCGCCGCCCGCGTCGCGCTGCGCACGCTCACGGTGCTGCTCGCGCTGTTCTACGGTGTCGCGAGCGCCCTGCCCAAACTGATCGCGCACCCCTCGGCGGTCGAGGCGTTCGACACCATGGGGTGGGGGAGCGCGGCGATGTACATCATCGGCGTCCTCGAACTGACGGGCGGAATCGCCCTGTTGGTGCCGGTGCTCTCCGGGGTCGCCCCGCTCGCGCTGAGTGCGCTGATGGCCGGAGCGTTCGTCGTGCAGATGTCCTACTTCGACGGGGAGAACGCGGCGACGCCGCTCGTCCTGATCGTCCCGCTGGCGCTCCTCGCGTGGACACGTCGCCGGAGCAACGCGGATCTGGTCCGCCTCGTCAAGCGCCGGGCGTGA
- a CDS encoding DUF3592 domain-containing protein, with product MVVLAAFTFLGGLVAILAGAYGLRRTRRISEAGRVTQALVKPPQAGSERPRLQFETHDGLVVEVPSPAPPSRRLPLPTGGLVGIAYDVDDPRETVLIGGERPVLDWVFVAAGVALAVLGAVLAVTGR from the coding sequence GTGGTCGTACTGGCGGCGTTCACCTTCCTCGGCGGCCTGGTGGCGATCCTCGCCGGGGCGTACGGGCTGCGGCGGACCCGGCGGATCAGCGAGGCCGGACGCGTCACCCAGGCACTCGTGAAACCCCCGCAGGCGGGTTCCGAGCGGCCCCGGCTGCAGTTCGAGACGCACGACGGTCTCGTCGTCGAGGTGCCGTCACCCGCGCCGCCCAGCCGGCGGCTGCCGCTGCCGACGGGCGGCCTGGTCGGCATCGCGTACGACGTCGACGACCCGCGCGAGACCGTGCTCATCGGCGGCGAGCGGCCCGTCCTCGACTGGGTGTTCGTGGCCGCGGGCGTGGCGCTTGCGGTGCTCGGCGCGGTACTCGCGGTGACCGGGCGCTGA
- the coaE gene encoding dephospho-CoA kinase, with protein MLKVGLTGGIGAGKSEVSRLLVEHGAVLIDADRIAREVVEPGTPGLAAVVEAFGSDVLAPDGSLDRPALGAIVFADADRLAVLNSIVHPLVGARSAELEAAATGDSVVVHDVPLLAENGLAPLYDVVVVVDASPETQLDRLVRLRGMSEEDARARMAAQATRDKRLEIADIVIDNDVPLDELHRRVGAVWADLAQRAAVA; from the coding sequence ATGCTGAAGGTGGGCCTGACCGGCGGAATCGGCGCCGGCAAGAGCGAGGTGTCCCGGCTGCTCGTGGAGCACGGGGCCGTACTGATCGACGCGGACCGGATCGCGCGGGAGGTCGTGGAGCCCGGAACTCCCGGACTCGCCGCGGTCGTCGAGGCGTTCGGCAGCGACGTGCTCGCCCCGGACGGCTCGCTGGACCGGCCGGCACTCGGCGCGATCGTCTTCGCTGACGCGGACCGCCTCGCCGTCCTCAACTCGATCGTGCACCCGCTCGTCGGCGCCCGCTCCGCCGAACTCGAAGCCGCCGCCACGGGTGACTCCGTCGTCGTGCACGACGTGCCGCTGCTCGCCGAGAACGGCCTGGCGCCGCTGTACGACGTCGTGGTCGTCGTCGACGCGAGCCCCGAGACCCAGCTCGACCGTCTCGTGCGCCTGCGCGGCATGAGCGAGGAGGACGCGCGCGCCCGCATGGCCGCCCAGGCCACCCGCGACAAGCGCCTGGAGATCGCCGACATCGTGATCGACAACGACGTACCGCTCGACGAGCTGCACCGGCGGGTCGGCGCCGTCTGGGCGGACCTCGCGCAGCGGGCGGCCGTGGCCTAG
- a CDS encoding class I SAM-dependent methyltransferase, whose translation MSLEMREGYGGTGPGAITPDGCAVDLYARLPVGDEPDIIAAAVPAGATLLELGSGVGRMTHPLIERGFTVTAVDESAEMLERVRGARTICSPVEALDAGGTFDVVLLASFLVHAGDVAVRQGLLDTCRRHVADGGCVLIQREGPDYHTNLPRERVDPSGFTVRIVSAEPVGDGVNSVRAEYEFPDAAWTHTFLARPLTREQFEEALAQAGLKVDRYLTDDQVWVRAVPA comes from the coding sequence ATGAGCCTTGAGATGCGTGAGGGATACGGAGGGACGGGACCCGGCGCCATCACGCCGGACGGCTGCGCGGTCGATCTGTACGCGCGCCTGCCCGTAGGGGATGAGCCCGACATCATCGCCGCGGCCGTGCCCGCGGGAGCGACCCTTCTCGAACTGGGCAGTGGCGTCGGCAGGATGACGCACCCCCTCATCGAGCGCGGCTTCACGGTCACGGCCGTGGACGAGTCCGCCGAGATGCTGGAGCGGGTGCGCGGGGCGCGGACGATCTGCTCGCCGGTCGAGGCGCTGGACGCGGGCGGGACGTTCGACGTGGTGCTGCTCGCGTCGTTCCTCGTGCACGCCGGGGACGTGGCGGTGCGGCAGGGGCTGCTCGACACGTGCCGGCGCCATGTCGCGGACGGGGGATGCGTACTGATCCAGCGCGAGGGCCCGGACTACCACACGAACCTGCCGCGTGAGCGCGTGGACCCGAGCGGCTTCACGGTCCGCATCGTGTCCGCGGAGCCCGTCGGGGACGGGGTGAACTCGGTGCGTGCGGAGTACGAGTTCCCCGACGCGGCCTGGACGCACACGTTCCTGGCACGGCCCCTGACGCGAGAGCAGTTCGAAGAGGCGCTCGCCCAGGCCGGGTTGAAGGTCGACCGGTATCTCACGGACGACCAGGTGTGGGTGCGGGCGGTGCCTGCATAA